The DNA segment TGAGGCGGTGCGGGACAGGATATTCACCGGAAATACCGGCGTTCTTTTCTCTGGAGGCATCGACAGCAGTGTGGTCGCAGCTCTGGCGGCCCGACATTCCAGTCCATCCCTGTACACCGTGGGCGTGGAAGGCGCGAGCGATCTGACCGTGGCCAAGAGCACGGCGGAGGGGCTCGGCCTGGATTGGGTCGGGGTGGTCGTGGGCGAGGAGGAGATCCGTCAGGCCATCAAAGGCATGGTGCCATTCTTCGGGTCCTCACCCCTGACGCTCTCCTTCGAGATGCCTCTCTATCTGATTCTCGGTGTGGCGGCGGAGGACCTGCTTTTATGCGGCCAGGGGGCGGACGAGCTATATGCTGGATATTCCAGATATCGTTCGATGGAAGAGGCTCAGATGAGGGC comes from the Methanomassiliicoccales archaeon genome and includes:
- a CDS encoding asparagine synthase C-terminal domain-containing protein, which encodes MNRIDLLLGTLDEAVRDRIFTGNTGVLFSGGIDSSVVAALAARHSSPSLYTVGVEGASDLTVAKSTAEGLGLDWVGVVVGEEEIRQAIKGMVPFFGSSPLTLSFEMPLYLILGVAAEDLLLCGQGADELYAGYSRYRSMEEAQMRATMSHDLEALIAHGMGAEKQAADSFGKMLIHPFLDPEVVKVSLDLPLEMLLRGDENKAILRDVGRALGLGPIADRKKKAAQYGSGIMNAMKKMAKRDGLTLGEMVDRLAEEQ